From Toxorhynchites rutilus septentrionalis strain SRP chromosome 2, ASM2978413v1, whole genome shotgun sequence, a single genomic window includes:
- the LOC129768487 gene encoding enhanced level of genomic instability 1: MNGSIVKYFAGPGADDQKRINPKLHESPDGAGRKKDADGCHDASSVRESGSASHCSYKSEVDRMITENMTSVLKSLKKKRNHKCSKRKRNGDHDKEKEECSQESEIITVVEVVPEKDNRRRSPRKMSQEKSRVEGSKVTEQEQQKEENKKVNAFQLLMSSRNKAIGSNSPGKDAQSEAVPDEAEIQKRNELAKRKLKLEEWADRKGAGKRKLQEAEQEEFIAHQMNRRAKRLKRLVKNMEMEEAPEEMVDSKEPSRRNSKRVQKATVEEVSPQGGSKVELKRGRTRLTSGSSTQSSSTNVTEDATEKSPTKALLTDEFMHKLSSPLKKRDSLLGYFNKVEKSSPSPELEEKPLRRRGRAKKSKEEFVEALIIVEDECEKPDENENSLNTSTSGRPRRSCAGKIKDYAIFSGTSPENSTKRGAEKKPIVTPLKIINMNSPQTLQVVRSPSVRRLSKDLDAPGTPKSSQNLKLAPLFVKKPLPDPEKVRARHEFLMSGIPDKMRQEIEKQRVFEESILNESPVFPLISHIQQLASPKTAKKTSFRGNKIRISSKPSNEVLDVPNEEEEFAFSSLTDCDDTIVEDLLAQLIDRGNPDEIYSYVLPELPHVKSIVRDWKQTYKHFPVFKCYKQYRAMYEEHTEEGSPPRKSNFIAEIEDSIEFVEEKFSALNGDLLFTEKYKPQISEHILINCQPAVALKKFLSSWKEDRSSNPYDPGDDFENSNSSVSSSSNQSLCNHIVLIGPSGSGKTCNVYAVANEMNFNVLELNASSRRKGKIILQELQEATQSHQVRGKDETVDIFRKALSQKGAKTKARKPSTDSDGGSKKLSLILIEDADIVFDQDEGFVAAINQLISTSKRPIVLTTTDPNCGHLARYVANNVIRFVAPGIAHVSKLLSILALVERVHLDQYDLARLYALNRKDLRKTINELQFFIQSGGDRCPKNATPVLMEEADIKIRDDNVPVSMLDDEASRQSNGSSNGMDASVARLHRSLFRLFSRNQNEVRLIRAPLNFDNLWCNMERVLRTERPQPSGAKRKKAKPKDRELQKLEELVFFYGNVSSAVLIQRDSKTVQDRLVDHLEEEIAHNLVESSWEQWFDEELNPKAKSKRRSGVGAMCYDSLKQIDVEERRTISSYIGVNTLNTRSTYCDYEPHLRTICRYERERSRQERRGSRFYHYFRNFVNYNPPAVGSATVSNFSMDHFDELSTHFEENHIPATKIATTSSDLSDGSR; the protein is encoded by the exons ATGAATGGTAGCATCGTGAAGTATTTTGCCGGTCCCGGGGCGGATGACCAGAAGAGAATTAAtccaaaattgcatgaatcgcCTGATGGTGCTGGTCGGAAAAAAGATGCAGACGGATGCCACGACGCCAGCAGTGTGCGGGAATCTGGGTCAGCTTCACACTGCTCGTACAAAAGTGAAGTGGATCGCATgataacagaaaatatgacatcGGTGCTAAAGTCcctgaaaaagaaaaggaaccACAAATGCAGCAAAAGAAAACGGAACGGAGATCATGATAAGGAGAAAGAAGAATGTTCGCAGGAATCGGAGATAATCACCGTCGTGGAGGTTGTTCCGGAGAAGG ATAACCGCCGTCGATCCCCGAGAAAAATGTCCCAAGAGAAGTCCCGCGTCGAAGGTTCGAAGGTGACTGAACAGGAACAGCAAAAGGAAGAGAACAAGAAAGTCAACGCTTTCCAACTGTTGATGAGCTCGAGGAACAAAGCAATTGGATCGAATTCGCCCGGGAAGGATGCACAATCTGAAGCGGTACCAGACGAGGCAGAGATCCAGAAACGGAATGAGCTGGCGAAACGTAAATTAAAACTTGAGGAGTGGGCCGATCGAAAAGGGGCTGGAAAGCGAAAGTTACAGGAAGCTGAACAGGAGGAATTCATCGCACATCAGATGAATCGTCGTGCGAAAAGGTTGAAACGGTTGGTAAAGAATATGGAAATGGAGGAAGCCCCGGAAGAAATGGTTGATTCGAAGGAACCCAGCCGCAGAAATTCGAAACGGGTGCAGAAGGCAACTGTGGAGGAAGTTTCTCCGCAGGGCGGTTCGAAGGTGGAATTGAAACGTGGAAGAACGCGACTAACATCCGGCAGTTCGACCCAATCCTCTTCGACGAATGTAACAGAAGATGCGACAGAGAAGTCACCAACGAAAGCGCTGCTGACGGACGAATTTATGCACAAACTGAGTTCTCCCTTGAAGAAGAGGGATAGTCTATTGGGGTACTTCAATAAGGTCGAAAAAAGCAGTCCCTCGCCGGAGTTGGAAGAG AAACCGCTCCGTCGCCGTGGTCGGGCAAAAAAATCCAAAGAAGAGTTCGTCGAGGCGTTGATAATTGTGGAAGATGAGTGCGAAAAGCcggatgaaaatgaaaattcgcTCAACACATCCACAAGTGGCAGACCAAGACGATCCTGCGCGGGAAAAATAAAAGACTATGCCATTTTCAGTGGCACCAGTCCGGAAAATTCGACGAAACGTGGCGCGGAGAAAAAACCAATCGTGACGCCACTGAAAATTATAAACATGAACTCCCCGCAAACTCTGCAAGTCGTTAGGTCACCCTCCGTTCGAAGGTTGAGTAAAGACCTGGACGCTCCAGGAACACCGAAGTCATCGCAGAACCTAAAGTTGGCACCCCTCTTCGTGAAGAAGCCTCTGCCAGATCCGGAGAAGGTTCGGGCCAGGCATGAGTTCCTGATGTCCGGAATTCCGGACAAAATGCGGCAGGAAATCGAGAAGCAACGCGTCTTCGAAGAGTCCATTCTGAACGAATCGCCGGTGTTCCCCCTGATTAGCCACATACAACAACTGGCATCTCCCAAAACTGCGAAAAAAACGTCATTTCGGGGAAACAAAATCCGCATCTCATCGAAGCCATCTAACGAAGTTCTGGACGTCCCAAACGAAGAAGAAGAATTCGCGTTCAGCTCATTGACCGACTGTGACGATACGATTGTGGAAGACCTCCTAGCGCAACTCATCGATCGAGGGAACCCGgacgagatttacagttacgtACTGCCGGAGCTTCCGCACGTGAAGTCCATCGTGCGGGATTGGAAACAGACGTACAAACATTTCCCTGTGTTCAAGTGCTACAAACAGTATCGAGCGATGTATGAAGAACACACCGAGGAAGGGTCTCCCCCGAGGAAATCCAATTTCATCGCGGAAATCGAGGACAGTATCGAGTTTGTTGAGGAGAAATTCTCCGCCCTGAATGGAGATCTTCTGTTCACCGAAAAATATAAACCCCAAATCTCCGAGCACATCCTAATCAACTGCCAGCCAGCGGTTGCGTTGAAGAAGTTCCTCTCCAGCTGGAAGGAAGACCGTTCCTCGAACCCATACGATCCGGGAGATGATTTCGAAAATTCCAACTCAAGCGTATCGTCAAGCTCCAATCAATCGCTCTGCAACCACATCGTGCTCATCGGTCCCTCCGGAAGTGGAAAAACGTGCAACGTTTATGCCGTTGCTAACGAGATGAATTTTAACGTGTTAGAACTGAACGCCAGCAGTCGCCGTAAAGGCAAAATAATCCTCCAAGAGCTGCAGGAAGCGACACAAAGTCACCAGGTCCGGGGGAAGGATGAAACGGTGGACATCTTCCGGAAAGCTCTCAGTCAGAAGGGAGCCAAAACGAAAGCACGCAAACCATCCACAGATTCCGACGGGGGGTCGAAGAAATTGTCGCTTATTTTGATCGAAGATGCGGACATTGTGTTTGACCAGGACGAGGGTTTCGTAGCGGCGATCAATCAGCTGATCTCTACTTCCAAGCGACCGATTGTGTTGACCACAACCGATCCCAATTGTGGCCATCTGGCGCGCTATGTCGCCAACAACGTGATACGCTTTGTCGCTCCGGGGATAGCGCACGTTTCGAAATTACTGTCCATTCTGGCTCTGGTGGAAAGGGTTCACCTGGATCAGTACGATCTCgctcggctgtatgcactcaaccgAAAGGACCTCCGGAAGACCATTAACGAGCTTCAGTTCTTCATCCAAAGTGGCGGCGACCGTTGTCCGAAAAACGCCACTCCCGTTTTGATGGAGGAAGCGGATATTAAAATCCGAGACGATAACGTCCCGGTGTCGATGTTAGACGATGAAGCTTCTCGGCAATCGAATGGGTCTTCGAATGGGATGGATGCGTCCGTCGCTCGACTGCATCGATCTCTGTTCCGGCTATTCAGCCGGAACCAAAACGAAGTGAGGCTCATCCGAGCGCCACTGAATTTCGATAACCTATGGTGCAATATGGAGCGAGTACTGAGAACGGAACGACCCCAACCAAGCGGGGCAAAGCGAAAGAAGGCGAAACCGAAAGATCGAGAACTTCAAAAGCTTGAGGAGTTGGTGTTCTTCTACGGGAACGTTTCGTCTGCCGTTCTGATCCAGCGAGACTCGAAAACGGTGCAAGATCggctggtggaccacttggagGAGGAAATAGCGCACAACTTGGTGGAAAGCTCCTGGGAGCAGTGGTTCGATGAAGAGTTGAATCCGAAGGCAAAATCGAAGCGACGCAGCGGAGTGGGAGCTATGTGTTACGACAGTCTCAAGCAAATCGACGTCGAAGAGCG